A window of Panicum virgatum strain AP13 chromosome 8K, P.virgatum_v5, whole genome shotgun sequence contains these coding sequences:
- the LOC120645517 gene encoding putative auxin-responsive protein IAA29 produces MRSTDTCVEHEVEVRPRLSPSRFVKVFMQGGVVGRKINLATHQNYASLSFTLKRLANNYSMPSCELNGLVNNEDDGSLDGNNFILFYDNLDGDRFFLGEVPWEVFTISVKRIYILPIPREEENVADNEEEEEDRENGDDIAATSAPPPDGDDIPANDDEVADDGDATTSTPADRATEE; encoded by the exons ATGCGGAGTACAGATACTTGTGTTGAGCATGAGGTCGAGGTGCGGCCTCGATTGTCACCATCAAGGTTtgtgaaggttttcatgcaggGTGGAGTTGTTGGGAGGAAGATAAATCTGGCCACACACCAGAATTACGCCTCTTTGTCCTTCACCCTAAAAAGACTAGCGAATAACTATTCTA TGCCATCCTGTGAACTTAATGGGTTAGTAAACAATGAAGATGATGGTTCATTAGATGGCAACAACTTCATTCTTTTCTATGATAATTTGGACGGTGATCGTTTCTTCCTTGGTGAAGTCCCATGGGA GGTTTTCACCATTTCTGTGAAGAGGATCTACATTCTTCCTATTCCACGGGAAGAAGAGAATG TTGCGGAcaacgaggaggaagaggaagatagAGAAAATGGTGATGACATTGCTGCTACTTCTGCTCCTCCCCCAGATGGAGATGATATCCCTGCTAACGACGACGAGGTTGCTGATGATGGAGATGCTACAACCTCTACTCCTGCTGATAGAGCTACTGAGGAGTAG